Genomic window (Drosophila sulfurigaster albostrigata strain 15112-1811.04 chromosome 2R, ASM2355843v2, whole genome shotgun sequence):
TATACCCggtacccattttgaataaacaaacaccaatgcagtattattgtacaaatataccaaatgattataccgaatgttatatatggtatatcaatatagtattactttcaaaatataccaagtataaaaaatatcatacatagtcgagtgtgctcgactgggagatacccgctacatatttatagtatacTGAACAAATATAtcactaaaatactaaaatataccaaaggtatattattattttattttaagtatattgatacagtattatttactttcaaaatataccatagagcacaaaatataccataaagtcaaaaatataccataaagtacaaatataccaagtatatcATATaaagttgagtgtgctcgactgtgagatagcCTCTacatatttaaagtataccGAATTCATATAccactaaaatactaaaatataccgacggctattttaggtatattgatGCAGCAATATttacattcataatatactatagaaagcaaaatataccagattgttaggcTATTTTATGTACATTGataaaataactattattgtctgtaccaaaaatatacaaaatgaattgtcaatttttattatttaagaacaattttgttatatgCATTcgtataaagaaaaaagataaaattaaTGACTTTATAATACAGCTTCATGcgaaataatacaattttgagTAGTCATTGAAGACTATGCGAAATTTGGATATATAACTAAAACAAAGCTTGTGCTGTCAAAACTTTTGCTCAGCTGAATATGCATGAGTGtctgtttgtatgtgtgtcaatgtgtgtgatacactcacacacacttgtgcTGATGCTATCAGTTGTTGGCTGATTGCGGTTGCCCAGCTTGCGGGTCATTTGAAGCTCCTCTTCTCTCAGTCGAACTATTCAAACGACACTTCAACAAAGGCAACTTTAAACTGAGCTGAAATTATACTGCCAAAACTTCTTTGACtacccatttttttttgctactccattctttattttatgcgttgtctgtgtgtgtgtggagttttgagttttttgCACAGGTTTTGTTAGCCAAAAACTGCCGTCAAGTTCATAACGAGCAATATCTTTTTATTGGTTCTCGCATGTGCGAAAGAGAAAAACCCCTTAGGCCACTAAAAacgaaatttacatttttattaaaatttcgcCAGCGAAACTAAACACGCACgtgtattgaaattgaatttgatacTGATTTTGGGTTTgtactatatattgtattttcataagggtaaatataaatagaataggAAATCCAATTAGCAATCGAATCATTTGGTAATGAATACATTTTCTCCCTCTCCAACGATTTGGTTACTCAGgtgttgttttcaattaaagcaatCAGCCCTTAAAGCGGCCTCGGCGGTTGCCTTGTTAAAGGCAATAACTTGGCTAATTTGATCGGGAGATATCTCAGAGTTCCCCTCAGAGCTCCCCTCAGAACTCAGACTCCTCCGAAGAGGTCGAATTGTCGATGCTGCTGCGTGCCACACAGCTGCTGCTTTCTACACGCtttgaattcattttcaacttggcaatatatctacatatatgtataataaatttccatttgccGTTTCCTTCCTGGCAACGCCCACCAGCCTCCAGAGAGAGAAGCTAGCATAGGTTCTTACTGGTTTGTGCCGCCTTAAACATGTGTTTATGGGAATGGATAGagaaagggaagggaaggggaaggcAAGGGGGAAGGCAGCTCgcttctctcgctctctaatTCGACTTCTAGTTTgtgtgcttgttgctgttgttgttttgccttttgtttacatattatgtacatatttttttggcCTCTTGTTTTGCACGCGGCCTGATAAGCGTTGCCTCAGcttcgctgctcgctgctcgcttATCAAAAGTTGCCCAAGCTGTTTACTTGAGCAACAATCTGCTGCCCagctcagtttcagtttcagtttccagTTCCTCATTCTGAGAGACGCTTTAAGCGCATAAGACTTTAACGCGACTTTAATACATCATTCGAAATTGCTTCAGGGGGCAActtctgcctgctgctgcctgcttcttcttcttcttgtgaatttcaaattcaaaatgcgGCACACATTTCGATTGATTTTCTTGTACTGCTGCTGGCTCGTCATCTTGTTGCCAACTTTGTGCCACACACGTAAGCCAATACGTCTCTAcatctatctctttctctatatatgtagtatTCTTACTATATGTATTGGCATAtttacacagaaagaaaaatatgtgctaaaatcaagaataaaatctttaatCAAGATTGTTTGTATGTCAAAATTTAACCAAGAatgtttattcttaaatcaagattgaaaatatacaaaataaattgcgaatttttgaaatttgagactataatcttgtttcaagaatggaaaaatcttaaaattgaaccaagaaggCAAAAACTTAAATCAAGAAACGTTCTAAACTAATTCTAGATTGAATATACTTGATTGAAGATTGTATTTGACTCAATCGTCTAATTTTAAAGCAGGGAAACTCCACCATtcaagaaataagaaaaatttttaaGTCAAGATGCGTAATCTTCTTTTAatccaaaataaaacaatctggaatcaagattttaatcttaaaataatatgtttttaattttaaaatgcatatttagcataaaaatcttgattcaatGTTGTTTCTATCTAAAAATCTTATCTTGAAGATTGTTCTTTTTAAGATGGAAAATatcctgattttaaattttttcgatGTTAAGAagaacaatcttgaaataCGATTTTTATGTTGACacaatcttgaatcaagattaaaATTGgatgtttttaatcttaaaatgtaaacttagcataaaaatcttgattcaagattgttatttttgagattgaaaaaatctttacataaaatttcttagtttttaaaaagaacaatCTTTAAATAAGAACAATCTTCAATAAGAAAGAATGTTGCTTCAAGATTTTTATGTTGAAACAATGTTGAATCGCGATTTGTATGCTAAatttctctgtgtgtatgtagaGAGCAGCTGCCAGACACCCGACAAGACTGTTGGCCAATGTGTGCACTTTAGCTCCTGTCGTTTTGTGCTACGCCAATATGCGATGTACAAGGAACACATGCCGCCTGCCATAATGCGCTTCCTGCAAAGATCACGCTGCAGGCCCAAAGTTGATGGCGTaagtttctctttctctttttttctggTTAGCGAAGCCATTAGCCTGTCTAACAGTCTGCCTGCctagcaacaataacaatcatactaatgaaattcttttttatacttGAACGCATGAAAAAACtccaacctcaacctcaacaacgacaacgaaaacggcaacaacaaagtatCATTTGTGCTGCGAACTAAAAGACGTGATTCCTGCGAATGCCAACTCAAagttaaaatgaatttttgtgtgtatcAACTTCAAAGCACATGTGtttatatatggtataaagATGCGTGCTTTGATCTGCataatttcaactttaaagCACGGTCAAAAGTTTTATGTGCGACGCCGCTGCAATTATGTGAATCAAGTGCAACTTGGCTGGCGtcttttgcatataaaaatcTGATGCCACATCTTTTATAATACTTAACAAAAACTCAACACTTTTGTACGATATTGTTTGGCTGCGCACAACAAAAGCGGCAGCCACAATttccttttaatttaaacaatcaacaacataaatttacataattgccgaaatatttatatgtttattcaTAGCACATAAGATTAAAGGCGTTTTAAGATAACTTTAAACCCGTGTCAATATCAATTCACTTCTTTCAGCTGGAAAtacacaaacagaaaaaaacacattttgcaGTTGACAGTTTCAGTCAAAAGCTGAATcgatatttgatttttactcAGAACTGTAGAAGCAACCCTCGTCGCGTCTTCTCTCTcagtgtttgctttttttaatgTGTCAAATTTTAAGTGACATTCACGGGCCGCTAAATGGCCGTCTAAAAATCACGCaacattaaaatgatttatgctGAATAATTTGAGTGTAAATGAAGCAAAAGCTGGTCAGACGGCAGCCAACGGCAGCAGCCAATAgcctcagcagcaacatcagcctCAGCAGCAACTTCAGCGGTTATTCCAGGTTTCACCAACAGACTGTGGAGGTCTCTCTCATCTTGGACCCAGGCTGGAGTCCAAGTGCGAGGCGTTGAAATGCAGACACCTTGTGCGCGCACGTCGCTCGAATTTCATGCTtaggctgtggctgctgctgctgtagttgttgctgttgctgcttctgctgcatGCAACATGAACGCGCCGCCCAGTCGCTGAAATTGCAGACAGCGCCCAAATGATAAATGGCCTAAAAGCACATTTGAGtcgccgttgttgctgctaattctgttgctgctgatgctgctgtccgctgcttgctgcttgctgctgatgctgatctATTAGACAAACGCACGCCCAAGGCGGCGGCTCACAAGCGTATCTGTTGCATGAACTGGTCGACTAGCTGTGGCTATTTATGGAAAGTTTACCACGAGATAAAGCTGAACAACATGCCtagcaataaaaacaagtacaAAGTGCAGCAAAGTAAACGAGAGTGAGCGACTAAAAGATGCCTTTAAAAGAGACTAAATTAAACggcataaattaataatgatGCGAACGAGAGTAATGTTTAGTTAGTTGTTCATACCCAAGCAAAACTTGTAATAATGAGTATAAAGACAACGGCACATTTTATGAGTATTTTTGTCGCTTTTTTACTGATTATATCGTTAGCCAGATATTCagtatatactgaatataaaCGAATGGTTAAGCTGGAATATTTCAGGTAAacagtataatatatatactgaGTATTTTAGCAATATATCTGCAGTATTATAAATTAGGAAATAAtcagtaaattaaatttgtattattcattcagtataatattt
Coding sequences:
- the LOC133837032 gene encoding uncharacterized protein LOC133837032; amino-acid sequence: MRHTFRLIFLYCCWLVILLPTLCHTQSSCQTPDKTVGQCVHFSSCRFVLRQYAMYKEHMPPAIMRFLQRSRCRPKVDGYHLCCELKDVIPANANSKLK